Proteins encoded by one window of Dreissena polymorpha isolate Duluth1 chromosome 11, UMN_Dpol_1.0, whole genome shotgun sequence:
- the LOC127849566 gene encoding death-associated inhibitor of apoptosis 1-like codes for MYLHVSDRVQCVFCRASLGSFGPGDFVANEHRKYCPECPFAFGYECGNVPIPSSVQQTKRLTTLKEIDNRRMTAVGNFALSSPPSSTVQTTSIPTRTTNPIALPQSHSVTALSSIDPNQGAAAVITEPKYRDWADEHTRLRSYNEWPAQMRQTPQDLAAAGLLYMGQGDRCKCYWCGGELHDWDPEDLPWVEHAKWFSQCGFVRQQMGEQFVINVNNGVTANVESPSNQEFLRRPHVLAALNDYRYTREQVLEALHTYGVLNLVTAQDIRKYVEELTQKRQVAQMHARLTETVTFANSRPSSHLVNGSDSSFAVSAGGQQVAQPSDDAGASNGQLRIEDMAMEGVGESNTGSINNRRLQNLSLNTNSSSLSSASIPSDVDYFVKENEKLKEQRVCKVCMDREVCVTFLPCRHLATCEECAKSISTCPNCRSAVESKVKVYWA; via the exons ATGTATCTCCACGTATCAGATCGCGTACAGTGTGTATTTTGTAGAGCGAGTTTAGGTAGCTTTGGTCCAGGTGATTTTGTGGCCAATGAACACAGGAAATATTGCCCAGAGTGTCCATTTGCGTTTGGTTATGAGTGCGGAAATGTACCAATACCATCATCAGTTCAGCAAACAAAACGACTAACAACGTTGAAGGAAATAGATAATAGGAGAATGACTGCAGTTGGAAACTTTGCACTCTCATCTCCGCCTTCTTCCACTGTCCAGACGACTTCAATTCCAACCAGAACTACTAATCCAATTGCTCTACCACAGTCACATAGTGTAACAGCGTTGTCTTCAATTGATCCAAACCAAGGAGCTGCAGCAGTGATCACAGAGCCGAAGTATCGGGACTGGGCGGACGAACACACACGATTGCGGTCGTACAATGAATGGCCTGCACAGATGAGGCAAACCCCGCAAGATCTGGCAGCCGCTGGACTGTTGTACATGG GTCAGGGTGATCGTTGTAAGTGTTACTGGTGCGGAGGAGAACTCCACGACTGGGATCCAGAGGACCTTCCCTGGGTCGAGCATGCAAAGTGGTTTTCGCAGTGCGGCTTTGTGAGGCAACAGATGGGCGAACAATTCGTCATAAACGTCAATAATGGCGTG ACAGCAAACGTTGAGTCTCCTAGCAACCAGGAGTTCTTGAGACGTCCACATGTTCTTGCTGCACTGAACGACTATAGATATACACGAGAGCAGGTCTTGGAGGCATTACACACATACG GTGTCCTGAACCTAGTAACTGCGCAAGATATTAGAAAATATGTCGAGGAGTTGACACAGAAGAGGCAGGTAGCCCAAATGCATGCAAGACTCACTGAAACCGTTACCTTTGCAAACTCAAGACCATCGAGTCATTTGGTCAACGGGTCAGACAGTTCATTTGCTGTGTCAGCTGGTGGCCAGCAAGTAGCCCAGCCCAGTGACGATGCGGGGGCCTCCAATGGTCAGTTGCGCATCGAGGATATGGCGATGGAGGGCGTGGGGGAATCAAATACTGGCAGTATTAATAACAGGCGTTTACAGAACTTGAGTCTGAATACTAACTCAAGTTCCTTGTCCTCAGCAAGTATTCCTTCAG ATGTCGACTATTTTGTTAAGGAGAACGAGAAACTCAAAGAACAACGCGTGTGTAAAGTATGTATGGACAGGGAGGTCTGCGTTACCTTCCTTCCTTGTCGCCACCTGGCAACCTGTGAAGAGTGTGCTAAATCAATCAGTACTTGTCCCAATTGCAGATCGGCTGTTGAAAGCAAAGTTAAAGTATACTGGGCTTGA
- the LOC127849571 gene encoding E3 ubiquitin-protein ligase XIAP-like: MEETSLKSSNVSDVSGNYTSSLNILPFLTVGQYNDLEEDSPPIFTLNSRHQDGMMDDESIYEETEDSDPREDYSHFYRESERLSTFHDWPHWANVTKEELAKNGFLYLHVSDRVQCVFCRASLGSFKTGDNIANQHRKYCPECPFAFGNECGNIPISSGKVVSQATSVKTLNRTNLLRTTAAGIFANSPLRSGLIHTTSTLYRADTAVVVPELQSASTLSSVDSNQGTAAAITEPKYRDWADEHTRLLSFRGWPAHMRQTPRDLAAAGLLYMDQADRCKCYWCGGELHGWEPNDIPLVEHAKLFPQCGFVRQQKGVEYVMNIKHGEGLTKKKQTATQEQTRPAIVSPSQPGILVNRSDDSVVMTAHGQIVAQPSDATDDATSQSKADDQGLDHEPNSDHLTNQRLQNQSFMRDSSSLPATRVL; encoded by the exons ATGGAAGAAACTAGTTTAAAATCGAGTAATGTTAGCGATGTTAGTGGGAACTATACCAGTAGTTTAAATATCCTACCATTTTTAACTGTCGGGCAATATAATGATTTAGAAGAAGATTCGCCACCAATATTTACACTTAATTCTCGCCACCAAGATGGGATGATGGACGACGAAAGCATATATGAAGAGACAGAAGACTCAGATCCACGAGAAGATTATTCTCACTTCTACCGTGAGAGTGAGAGACTCTCAACGTTCCATGACTGGCCTCATTGGGCAAATGTAACTAAGGAAGAATTGGCCAAAAATGGGTTTTTGTACCTACATGTATCTGATCGCGTACAGTGCGTGTTCTGTAGAGCGAGTTTGGGTAGCTTTAAAACAGGTGATAATATTGCTAATCAGCACAGGAAATATTGCCCGGAATGTCCATTTGCGTTTGGCAATGAATGTGGAAATATACCCATTTCTTCGGGTAAGGTAGTTTCACAGGCGACATCCGTAAAAACATTGAATAGAACAAACCTTTTAAGAACGACTGCAGCTGGAATCTTTGCTAATTCTCCCCTAAGATCAGGCCTGATTCATACAACTTCAACTCTATACAGAGCCGATACTGCCGTGGTCGTCCCAGAATTACAAAGTGCATCAACCCTGTCTTCGGTTGATTCAAACCAAGGAACAGCAGCAGCTATCACAGAGCCCAAGTACCGTGACTGGGCTGACGAACACACAAGGTTATTGTCATTTAGGGGATGGCCCGCACACATGAGACAAACACCGAGAGACTTGGCAGCTGCTGGCTTGTTGTATATGG ATCAGGCTGATCGTTGTAAATGCTACTGGTGCGGAGGTGAACTTCATGGCTGGGAACCAAACGACATTCCCTTGGTAGAGCATGCAAAATTGTTTCCACAATGCGGGTTTGTAAGGCAGCAGAAAGGCGTTGAATATGTTATGAACATCAAACATGGAGAGGGGTTGACAAAAAAGAAGCAGACAGCAACTCAAGAGCAAACAAGACCGGCAATTGTTTCACCCAGCCAACCTGGTATTTTGGTCAACCGGTCAGACGACTCAGTTGTCATGACGGCACACGGTCAAATAGTCGCCCAGCCAAGTGATGCGACGGATGATGCCACAAGTCAGTCAAAGGCTGACGATCAAGGGCTGGACCATGAACCAAATTCTGACCATCTTACTAACCAACGTTTGCAAAATCAGAGTTTTATGAGGGACTCTAGTTCATTACCCGCAACCAGAGTTCTGTAA